A portion of the Kwoniella newhampshirensis strain CBS 13917 chromosome 1, whole genome shotgun sequence genome contains these proteins:
- a CDS encoding 40S ribosomal uS9 domain-containing protein, protein MSAVQTFGKKKTATAVAHVTPGRGLIRLNGSPISLVEPVVLRYKVYEPVLVVGADKLANLDIRLRVKGGGHVSQLYALRQAIAKGIVAFYAKNEDAASALELKKTLVAYDRSLLVADPRRMEPKKFGGRGARARRQKVSRDDVTFWNGADLVTFLHSLTDKSLAESMGQACGRLASYMDGGRSPWAWFFGGWFHWGTRCIS, encoded by the exons ATGTCCGCCGTCCAAACCTtcggcaagaagaag ACTGCCACCGCCGTGGCTCACGTCACCCCCGGTCGAGGTCTCATCCGACTCAACGGGTCccccatctctctcgtcgagcC CGTCGTTCTCCGATACAAGGTCTACGAGcccgtcctcgtcgtcggtgcTGACAAGCTCGCCAACCTCGACATCCGTCTCCGAGTTAAGGGTGGTGGTCACGTTTCCCAGCTCTACGCTCTCCGACAGGCCATCGCCAAGGGTATCGTCGC CTTTTACGCCAAGAACGAGGATGCCGCTTCCGCTCTCGAGTTGAAGAAGACCCTCGTCGCCTATGACCGATCCCTCCTCGTTGCTGACCCCAGGAGAATGGAGCCCAAGAAGTTCGGTGGTCGTGGTGCCCGAGCCAGGAGGCAAAAGGTCAGTCGGGACGATGTCACTTTCTGGAATGGGGCTGATCTGGTCACATTCCTTCACAGTCTTACCGATAAATCACTCGCCGAGTCTATGGGTCAGGCCTGTGGTCGCCTCGCTTCTTACATGGATGGAGGAAGGTCGCCGTGGGCTTGGTTCTTTGGTGGATGGTTTCATTGGGGGACGAGATGTATATCATGA